One Solea senegalensis isolate Sse05_10M linkage group LG21, IFAPA_SoseM_1, whole genome shotgun sequence DNA segment encodes these proteins:
- the exosc2 gene encoding exosome complex component RRP4 produces the protein MAADMRLPTIRKPVSLCSGERKDLVVPGDVITSDTGFMRGHGTYVDEDKLTASVAGEVQRVDKLICVRPLKTRFNGEVGDVVVGRITEVQQKRWKVETNSRLDSVLLLSSVNLPGGELRRRSAEDELTMRQYLLEGDLISAEVQSVFSDGALSLHTRSLKYGKLGQGVLVQLSPSLIKRQKTHFHNLPCGASIILGNNGFVWLYATPSNEEEEAGGFYTSLEPVSLSDREVISRLRNCLLALAAHKVLLYDTSVLYCYESSLQHQVKDILKPEVMEEIVMLTQQKLLEQEG, from the exons ATGGCGGCTGACATGAGACTGCCAACTATCCGTAAACCAGTGTCACTTTGTTCTGGTGAACGAAAAGACCTGGTCGTCCCCGGCGATGTTATCACTTCAGACACTGGTTTCATGAG GGGTCATGGTACCTATGTTGATGAAGACAAGCTGACGGCTTCAGTTGCTGGAGAGGTTCAGAGAGTAGACAAACTAATCTGTGTCAGACCACTTAAGACCAG GTTCAATGGTGAGGTTGGAGATGTGGTGGTTGGGAGGATTACAGAG GTGCAACAGAAACGCTGGAAGGTGGAGACCAACTCCAGACTGGACTCTGTGCTCCTGTTGTCCTCTGTTAATTTACCTGGAGGAGAGCTG AGGAGAAGATCCGCAGAAGATGAGCTCACCATGAGACAATACCTTCTGGAGGGCGACCTCATCAGT GCAGAGGTGCAGTCTGTCTTCTCAGACGGTGCCCTTTCTCTTCACACCCGTAGTTTAAAGTATGGAAAA TTGGGGCAAGGAGTGTTAGTGCAACTTTCTCCTTCTCTAAtcaagagacagaaaacacatttccacaacCTGCCGTGTGGGGCATCCATCATCCTCGGGAATAATGgttttgtgtggttgtatgCCACACCAAGtaacgaggaagaggaggcggggGGCTTCTACACGAGTTTGGAG CCTGTAAGCCTGTCAGATCGAGAGGTGATTTCACGCTTGAGAAACTGTCTACTAGCGTTGGCTGCACACAAGGTCCTTTTGTATGACACCAGTGTTCTCTATTGCTATGAATCTTCACTTCAGCATCAG GTGAAAGACATCTTAAAACCAGAAGTGATGGAGGAGATTGTAATGTTGACACAACAGAAGCTGTTGGAACAGGAAGGTTAG